The Desulfovibrio fairfieldensis sequence TTTGTGCCCCTGGACAGCCTGCTGGACGAACAGGGCAATCCCGGCCCGGCGCTGCGGGCCGTGCAGGACGCCATGACCGGAGCCGGGGAATACTTCGCCGGGATCATTTCCAGCGACCAGGGCGAACAGCGCGTGCTGCACGCCTTGCTGGATCTGGCCGACGAGAAAAACGACACCCTGCGCAGCCTGGAAAGCGCCGTGGGCCGTCTGCCCGCGCCGGTGCGCGGCTGGTACGCCACCGTGGCCGCTGGCGGTCTGCGCGACATGCTCAACAGGGGCGCGCGCAGCATTAACCAAGCCTACCAGGAACGGGTCATCGCCCTTTACGACAAGAATCTGAACGCCCGCTATCCCTTTGATCCAGGCGCGTCCAGAGACGCCAACCTGGACGATTTCGCCGCCTTCTTCCGCAGCGGCGGCGTGCTGGACAACTTCCACGAAACCTATCTGCGGCCCTTCATCACCCGCACGGGCACCCTGCGCCCCATCATGGGCCGGTACATGCCGCTTTCCAGTCAGGCGGTGATCAACCTGCAAAAGGCCAACCGGGTGCAGGAAGCCTTCTTCATGTCCGGCAGGGAGCTGGGCATCACCTTCCTTATGGAACCCCACGCCCTGGACGCCACGCTCAAGCAGGTCAATCTGCGCGCGGCCGGCAGGCATCTGAGCTACATGCACGGCCCGGTGCAGGGGGCCTCGTTTACCTGGCCCTCGGACAGCGCGTCCCAGGCCATGCTGGAAACCATAGACCTGCACGGCATCAGCAGCCAGACCACAACCCGAGGCGAATGGGCCCTGTTCCGCCTGCTGCGCGGCGGCGGCATCAAGCGCCAGGAGGGCAACACCTGCCTCATCGAAGTGCAGCAGCAGGGCAAGTGGGCCCAGTTCCTGATCCAGTTCAGAAACAAGATGAATCCCTTTGATCCCAGGGTCTGCACGTTCAACCTGCCGCAATCCCTGCTATAAAACCTTGTTACATGAGCCCCCGGCGGAGGTTTTCCTCCGCCGGGGCCGGACAGGACATGAGGAACTTTGCCGCGCGCTTCAGACCGGCCCGCCGGGCCGTCCCCCGAACGCCCCAGCACGCGGGCCGCGCGCGCTTCTTCCTGCTTGCCGTCTGCCTCTGTCTCGCGGCCTGCCGGGCCCACGGCCCGTCTCTTGATCCTGATCTGCCCCAGACCCGTGTGGCCTCCATGAGCCGGGTGCTCATTCCGGCCAACGGCGGCCGGACCATCCATGTGCCGCGCTTCATGGGGGACGCCCACGCCCTGTGGAGCCCGCTGCGCCGCACGGAGCGGGCCGCCGTGGTGGATTACGCGTCCCTGAGCGCGGAGGTCCGGCTGGATGTCTGGACCCCGCACGCCGAGGAAACCACGGTGCGCCGCTATCTGCACCGGCTGCTGGAAGAACGGCGGAGCACCACGGATCATGTGCTGCGCCGGGCGCGGCGCTATCTGCCCGTGGCTCTTGAAGGCATGCAACGGCAGGGCCTGCCCGCCGAACTGGCCTGCCTGCCCCTGGTGGAAAGCGCTTTTGAGCCGCGCTGCGTCTCCTCGGCGGGCGCGGCGGGGCTGTGGCAACTGATGCCGCAGACGGCCCGGCGTTTCGGGCTTACGGTGAGCAAAGAAAAGGACGAGCGTTTCGACGTGGAAAAATCCACCGTTGCGGCCGCCCGTTATCTGGCCTACCTCCATGGACTTTTCCGTGACTGGCCCCTGGCCCTGGCCGCGTATAACTGCGGCGAGGGCGCCATGCAAAAGGCCGTGCGCCGTTACGGCGACAGCCTTGAGGAAATCACCCGCAAATGCCGGAACGACGACCCGGCCGCCCAGGCCCTGCGGGAAGAGACATTGCGCTTTGTGCCGCAATTCGCGGCGGCCGTGCTGGTTCTGGGCAAAAGCCCCGAACTGGGCCTGAATGAAAAAACCTTTCTGCCCCTGCAAGCGGCCGGAGCAGCGCCCATGGGAAAAAGCATCAAAAAGGACACGCGAGGAGACAGAGCACGCAACAGGCCGGAAAACCGCCGCCTGGCCATGCAAGGCAGCTACGACGCCCCTGCCGGGACGCCGCGGGCCCTGCCCCGCATATCCCGCATACCCTGACCATGCCCGGCCTGAGTATGCGGCATAATTTATAGTTTATTAAATATGGATATCGCCATGACCCAGATGCCTGCCGCCAACGCCTCCTGGTTCAACTTCACCGCCCAGAGCGGCGACTTCGGCGTGTACGCCTTCTCGGGCTTTGAGGAGGTCTGCAAGCCGTATGAGTTCAGCATTGAGCTGGTCAGCCGCTCGGCCAACGTGGACCTTACCGCCCTGCTGGGCACCCCGGCCTGCCTTTCCATTGCCGACCGCAGCGGCGGCGAGCGCCTGGTCCACGGCCTGATCCGGGAGATGGAGCAACTCCACACCGCCAACCGTTTCACCCACTACCGCTGCTCCCTGGTGCCGCGCCTCTGGTTTCTGGGCCAGATCCGCGACCACCGCATCTTCCAGAATCTCTCAGTGGTGGAAATCATCCAGCAAATCCTCAAGGAACAGGGCTTCACCGGCGATGCCGCTTCCTTCAAGCTCTGCTATGCCTACGAGCCGCGCGAATACTGCGTGCAGTACGGCGAAACGGACCTGCACTTCATTACCCGCCTGTGCGAGGAAGAAGGCATTTATTTCTACTTTGAGCACAAGGCCGATGCCCATTGCCTCTGCCTCTGCGACCGCGAGGGCGGCCCCAAAATCCCCGGCCAGAGCGATCTGCGCTTTTTCCCCGGCTCGGGCCAGCGCCCGGATACGGCGGTCATCAACCGCCTGGCCCTGCACGAAAGCGTCAACAGCAATGCCGCCGCCTACCGCGAATGGAACTTCCGGAAGCCCCGCCTGGACCTGGAAGTCAGCGACCACGAAAGCGAACAGGACAAGGCTCCGGCTCCGCCCGGCATGTTGCTGGAACAGTATGCCTACCCGCATCTCTACCAGTTGCGCAAACCCGGCGAGCGCTACGCCAAGCTCCGGTTGTCGCGCCAGTTGACCTTCCGGCAGTGGATCGACTGCACTTCGGACGTGGCCCGTTTTCTGCCCAGCTATGTTTTCAGCATTGACGATCACCCGCGCGAGGCCCTTAACGCGCGCTGGTGGGTGGTGGCCGTGCGCCACGAAGGGCGGCAGCCCGGCGTGCTGGAGCACGAGGCCCCGGACGGGCGCGGCCTGCACTATGCCTCGCGGGTCACGGCCATTCCGGAGATGACCCGTTTTATCCCGGCCCCGGAACATCCCAAAAACCTGATTCTCGACAAGCAGACGGCCCATGTCACCGGCCCCAAGGGCGAGGAAATCCATCCGGACAAGTACGGCCGCGTGAAGGTGCAGTTTCACTGGGACCGCGAAGGCCAGTACAATGAAAAGACCTCCTGTTGGGTCCGCGCTTCTCAGGAATGGGCGGGCGGCAAATACGGCACCATGGCTATCCCGCGCATCGGCCACGAGGTCGTGGTCTCTTTTCTGGAAGGCGACCCGGACCGCCCCTTGATCACGGGCCGCGTCTACCATGAGCTGAACATGCCGCCCTACGAGCTGCCCGCGCACAAGACGCGCACGGTGTTCAAATCCATGAGCACGCCGGGAGCCGAAGGCGAGGCGCGCGGCTTCAACGAATTTCGGGTGGAGGACAAAAAAGGCCGGGAAGAAATCTACGCGCATGCGGAAAAGGACGTGAACGCCCACGTCAAGAACGACTGGAAAGAGCACATCCTGCACGACCGGCACCGCACCGTGGACAACTTCACCTACGCCCTGACCAGGGGCGAAACCCACGAAACGCTCAAACAGCCGCGCAAAACCGAGCTGTTTGCCAACGACAACCGCACCGTGCATGCGGACAGCCATACTCAAGTGGACGGCAAATGGCTGGGCAAGGCCGGTACGGAAATCCATCTGGAGGGCGGCCTCAAGATCGTCCTGGAGGCCGGGGCCGAGCTGACCCTCAAGGCCGGAGGAAGCTGGCTGACCATCAACGGCGCGGGCGTCAGCGCGGACGGCGCGGCCGTCTGCCTCAACTCCGGCGGCGGCCCTGGCGACGGCACGCCCGCAGACCCCCTGCTGCCGGAAGGGAGCGTAGTGCCGGATGTGCCGCCACCGCCCAAAGCAGGGTGCCTTGGCGTCGCGGCACAGAATAAAAAGGCGCTTTGCCTGCAAGGAGAATGACAAATGCACCTGCGGGTCGCCCCTCATTACCTGGAAAACTACCTAGCCGATGCGTGCAAAGAAGACCGGCTCGTCTATGCCGTGCTTGATCCGGCAACTTGGCCGGATCTTCATTTCTTTCTTGAGCAAAGTGATCTGCAATCGTTGCATTTAGCAAAAGGGGCACTCACGCCGGAGCATTATAATATATTGCCGCGTGTCGTCCTTTTGCGGCCATGCAACGCGGCATTGAGGCAGGTGTCGGAAAATCTGCCATCCTCAGGCATTCTCGTCACCACTCAAAAGAACATGGATTTATGCACTCTCACCGCGCATCTCTGGGATATTGCCCAGGTGCGCTTGAGTAGTGGTGAAGCCGCCTGGTTGCGCTATTATGAGCCCTATGTCCTGCATGAATGCATGCGCGCATTCAATGCGGAGCAAAAAGTCATCCTGTTCGGAAAAAATATTACGGGCTTTGCGGCCCTTGATTACCGCAATCTTGAATTGCGTAAGTATCACAGGCCGGAGAGGGGCGTGCCGGTCTCGCCGCCTTTGCGCATCGCCCACGAACAGATTGAAGAATTCGATGCCGCCCATCTGCGTCTGTTTATATTTGAGCTTGCGGCATATCTCGCCTCAGAGCACCGCCCCGCGATGCCGGATGAGGATTTTCCAGACTTTGAAGCTCACGTGGCCCAAACCGTGGAGACAGCGCAACAATTCGGTTTTTTGAGCAATAACAGCATCAGGCGCTTTGCGGAGCTGGCCATCGCGTCCACCTGGAGCTTCCACGTAGACGCCCCCGCCCGCCATGTGCTGGAGCGCGCCGACCTGTCGCCCGAAGCAAAAATCAAGGCTCTTGAGCAGGCCGTGAACAACAGGAGGCCCCCCTATGCCGTCTAGTTGTCCCCCCTTTTTAGCCGCTGACGGAAAAGCGGGAGAGTCATCCCATTCGTGCAAATATATCAAGCTGGTGCTGGCCCGTTTTGCCCTCGCCAGCACATGCTCACCTCCGCTTATGAGCGACCTGCTCTCACGGCTGAATCAAGCATATTTCCCCGACCTTTCTCCTTATGTCTATACCCTGCGCTTACCGCGTGACGGGCATCTCTATGCGCTGACGAAAAAAGGCGGTGAGATGGATTCCTTCAGTTGCGACAACAATAAAATTAACGGCAAACCCTATTTTGAAGTGAATGAGGACGTCAAAAATTTCTGGATTGTTTTTTCAGAGGCGGAATGGCAGGACGATATCATAAAAAAAGCGCAAACCGATCCGGATGCCTGGATGCAGCACATCACCTTGGAAAAGGGCTCGCCCTACACGGCCGAGCCCGGCGACGCGGATATGCTCATTGAGGAATACCGGGAAAAGACCGGCCATCT is a genomic window containing:
- a CDS encoding lytic transglycosylase domain-containing protein; this translates as MRNFAARFRPARRAVPRTPQHAGRARFFLLAVCLCLAACRAHGPSLDPDLPQTRVASMSRVLIPANGGRTIHVPRFMGDAHALWSPLRRTERAAVVDYASLSAEVRLDVWTPHAEETTVRRYLHRLLEERRSTTDHVLRRARRYLPVALEGMQRQGLPAELACLPLVESAFEPRCVSSAGAAGLWQLMPQTARRFGLTVSKEKDERFDVEKSTVAAARYLAYLHGLFRDWPLALAAYNCGEGAMQKAVRRYGDSLEEITRKCRNDDPAAQALREETLRFVPQFAAAVLVLGKSPELGLNEKTFLPLQAAGAAPMGKSIKKDTRGDRARNRPENRRLAMQGSYDAPAGTPRALPRISRIP
- a CDS encoding type VI secretion system Vgr family protein, whose protein sequence is MTQMPAANASWFNFTAQSGDFGVYAFSGFEEVCKPYEFSIELVSRSANVDLTALLGTPACLSIADRSGGERLVHGLIREMEQLHTANRFTHYRCSLVPRLWFLGQIRDHRIFQNLSVVEIIQQILKEQGFTGDAASFKLCYAYEPREYCVQYGETDLHFITRLCEEEGIYFYFEHKADAHCLCLCDREGGPKIPGQSDLRFFPGSGQRPDTAVINRLALHESVNSNAAAYREWNFRKPRLDLEVSDHESEQDKAPAPPGMLLEQYAYPHLYQLRKPGERYAKLRLSRQLTFRQWIDCTSDVARFLPSYVFSIDDHPREALNARWWVVAVRHEGRQPGVLEHEAPDGRGLHYASRVTAIPEMTRFIPAPEHPKNLILDKQTAHVTGPKGEEIHPDKYGRVKVQFHWDREGQYNEKTSCWVRASQEWAGGKYGTMAIPRIGHEVVVSFLEGDPDRPLITGRVYHELNMPPYELPAHKTRTVFKSMSTPGAEGEARGFNEFRVEDKKGREEIYAHAEKDVNAHVKNDWKEHILHDRHRTVDNFTYALTRGETHETLKQPRKTELFANDNRTVHADSHTQVDGKWLGKAGTEIHLEGGLKIVLEAGAELTLKAGGSWLTINGAGVSADGAAVCLNSGGGPGDGTPADPLLPEGSVVPDVPPPPKAGCLGVAAQNKKALCLQGE
- a CDS encoding DUF4123 domain-containing protein produces the protein MHLRVAPHYLENYLADACKEDRLVYAVLDPATWPDLHFFLEQSDLQSLHLAKGALTPEHYNILPRVVLLRPCNAALRQVSENLPSSGILVTTQKNMDLCTLTAHLWDIAQVRLSSGEAAWLRYYEPYVLHECMRAFNAEQKVILFGKNITGFAALDYRNLELRKYHRPERGVPVSPPLRIAHEQIEEFDAAHLRLFIFELAAYLASEHRPAMPDEDFPDFEAHVAQTVETAQQFGFLSNNSIRRFAELAIASTWSFHVDAPARHVLERADLSPEAKIKALEQAVNNRRPPYAV